One genomic segment of Candidatus Krumholzibacteriia bacterium includes these proteins:
- a CDS encoding molybdenum cofactor biosynthesis protein MoaE: MSPAETDDRLRVALVHERIDLGALYAAMGDPGAGAVLAFAGVVRDSKNGRRVLRLEYEAYESMAAKALERIGKEVLARWPVRRVVLVHRVGMLQVGETSVAILVATAHRAPGFEALRHAIEVLKKDVPIWKKEHFEDGEVWVQEGS, encoded by the coding sequence GTGTCGCCAGCGGAAACCGACGACCGGCTTCGCGTCGCCTTGGTGCACGAACGCATCGATCTCGGTGCCCTCTACGCCGCCATGGGTGATCCTGGCGCCGGCGCCGTTCTCGCCTTCGCCGGCGTCGTCCGCGACTCCAAGAACGGGCGCCGCGTGCTCCGCCTCGAGTACGAGGCCTACGAGTCCATGGCCGCCAAGGCGCTGGAGCGCATCGGCAAGGAAGTCCTGGCGCGCTGGCCCGTCCGGCGCGTCGTCCTCGTGCACCGCGTCGGCATGCTGCAGGTGGGCGAAACGAGCGTGGCGATCCTGGTGGCGACCGCACACCGAGCTCCGGGCTTCGAGGCGCTGCGGCACGCCATCGAGGTGCTGAAGAAGGACGTGCCGATCTGGAAGAAGGAACACTTCGAGGATGGCGAGGTCTGGGTACAGGAAGGCTCGTGA
- a CDS encoding tetratricopeptide repeat protein, translated as MKNPTRQTAGLLCGALLALYALLALPALLLDSSVADEHPHILSGWLYWESGRFSGGLDNPPLGQLLVAAPLRLLGVDYQFPSDAKLWAARVPVLLLALALAALVGHWARRMGGMGTACVALLALCLEPNLLAHGHLATLDLPVTFLWWCGLWLWRGVLEAEWAAASPPATPNASAAVPENAGARRTPWGKVAGFAMVAALAVFTKFTGFLLLPACWLASLVLLRRRRAWLRVTAYVALALLGVGVLSYAVYAFGPTRHGVPEQLLNALTGKLAHREEGHFAYLVGRRSLHGFLEYYLAALLFKTPLPLLLFAALGLVFGWRRLSPPDRTLLTVPAALLLVVFSLTRVDIGVRHILPLVPALVLLAAVAVVHLWQKGRVARVAVSILILAWALGFARAAPQYLTYFNVLAGGPAGGHRFLLDSNLAWGQDDGRLTRFLAQAEARGETWEVNPPGATARAGRLAVDANTLHQLLRADPAVYDWLLPLRPVGYAGYSWRLYDLQLETYEQRAAQRPDDVRAQIALAEALSAAGQLDAASEVYERAARTLPTASVFHSAAFVALERADYAGAEAWIRRGLERQPTDRSLAGLLQRLRLERRFSGTRPGASGRDALELGLWWAERGDIDKALPWLRRAATDRPRDVESQRALAIALAQLGRFDEAARALEQSPPSLGAEAAPLRRLARADAAFAQRSAAEASAPGAAADTASSFAAPLWMELATALFHVRHYDRAAAVLMDILRADPAEGAALALLCEMHVRAKLRLVPEPLTPRPAPGVPVVTAPGTPEAATKGLHPDG; from the coding sequence GTGAAGAACCCGACGCGGCAGACTGCGGGCCTGCTCTGCGGTGCGCTCCTGGCGCTCTACGCTCTCCTCGCTCTTCCGGCTCTCCTCCTCGACTCCTCCGTCGCCGATGAGCACCCGCACATCTTGAGCGGCTGGCTCTACTGGGAAAGCGGGCGCTTCTCCGGCGGCCTCGACAACCCGCCGCTCGGCCAGCTCCTCGTCGCGGCACCGCTGCGCTTGCTCGGCGTCGACTACCAATTCCCCTCGGATGCGAAGCTCTGGGCGGCCCGAGTTCCGGTGTTGCTGCTGGCTCTCGCCCTCGCCGCCCTCGTCGGGCACTGGGCCCGTCGAATGGGCGGCATGGGGACGGCTTGCGTGGCGCTCTTGGCTCTGTGTCTCGAACCGAATCTTCTCGCCCACGGTCACCTGGCGACGTTGGATCTGCCCGTCACCTTCCTCTGGTGGTGCGGGTTGTGGCTCTGGCGCGGGGTCCTGGAGGCCGAGTGGGCCGCGGCGTCCCCGCCTGCAACGCCCAACGCGAGCGCCGCGGTGCCCGAGAACGCCGGCGCGCGGCGCACACCTTGGGGAAAAGTCGCTGGCTTCGCCATGGTTGCCGCGCTGGCAGTTTTCACCAAGTTCACCGGCTTCCTCCTTCTGCCCGCCTGCTGGCTCGCCTCGCTCGTGCTGCTGCGCCGCCGGCGCGCTTGGTTGCGGGTGACGGCATACGTGGCCCTGGCGCTGCTCGGCGTGGGTGTCTTGTCGTACGCGGTCTATGCCTTCGGGCCGACGCGACACGGCGTGCCCGAGCAGCTGCTCAACGCCCTGACCGGTAAGCTGGCGCACCGGGAAGAAGGGCACTTCGCCTACCTGGTGGGCCGGCGTTCGCTGCACGGCTTCCTCGAGTACTACCTCGCCGCGCTCCTGTTCAAGACGCCTCTACCGCTTCTCCTCTTCGCTGCCCTCGGCCTCGTTTTCGGCTGGCGCCGTTTGTCGCCGCCGGATCGCACGCTGCTCACGGTGCCCGCCGCATTGCTCCTCGTGGTTTTTTCGCTGACTCGTGTCGACATCGGTGTTCGCCACATCCTGCCGCTCGTTCCCGCTCTCGTGCTCTTGGCGGCGGTCGCCGTCGTGCACCTGTGGCAGAAGGGCCGCGTGGCTCGTGTCGCGGTCAGCATCCTGATCCTGGCCTGGGCTCTCGGCTTCGCCCGGGCAGCGCCCCAGTACCTGACCTACTTCAACGTCTTGGCCGGGGGGCCTGCCGGCGGCCATCGCTTCCTTCTCGATTCGAACCTGGCGTGGGGACAGGACGACGGGCGTCTCACGCGCTTCTTGGCCCAGGCAGAAGCGCGCGGTGAAACGTGGGAGGTCAACCCACCCGGGGCGACGGCGCGAGCGGGGCGTTTGGCAGTCGATGCGAACACGCTGCATCAGTTGTTGCGCGCCGATCCGGCCGTCTACGACTGGCTGTTGCCGCTCCGGCCCGTGGGCTACGCGGGCTATTCCTGGCGGCTGTACGACCTGCAGCTGGAGACCTACGAGCAACGCGCGGCACAGCGCCCGGACGATGTGAGGGCGCAAATCGCGCTCGCCGAAGCACTGAGCGCCGCCGGGCAGCTCGATGCGGCAAGTGAGGTGTACGAGCGCGCCGCCCGCACCCTGCCCACGGCGAGCGTGTTTCACAGCGCGGCTTTCGTGGCGCTCGAGCGCGCCGACTATGCCGGCGCCGAGGCGTGGATCCGGCGCGGTCTCGAACGGCAGCCGACGGACCGCAGTCTCGCCGGATTGCTGCAGCGCTTGCGCCTGGAGCGGCGCTTCTCCGGCACCCGGCCCGGCGCTTCTGGGCGCGATGCCCTCGAGCTCGGTCTCTGGTGGGCGGAGCGCGGCGACATCGACAAGGCCCTGCCCTGGCTGCGTCGCGCCGCCACCGACCGCCCTCGGGATGTCGAATCCCAGCGCGCTCTCGCCATCGCACTCGCCCAGCTCGGTCGATTCGACGAGGCAGCGCGGGCGCTCGAGCAATCACCCCCGTCCTTAGGCGCCGAAGCAGCCCCGTTGCGGCGATTGGCCCGCGCCGACGCTGCTTTTGCCCAGCGTTCCGCCGCCGAAGCCAGCGCCCCCGGCGCCGCGGCCGACACAGCGAGCAGCTTCGCCGCACCCCTGTGGATGGAGCTGGCGACAGCGCTGTTTCACGTCCGGCACTACGATCGCGCTGCAGCGGTGCTGATGGACATCCTGCGCGCCGATCCTGCGGAGGGTGCGGCTCTTGCTTTGCTCTGCGAGATGCACGTCCGCGCCAAGCTGCGCCTCGTTCCCGAACCGCTGACGCCGCGTCCAGCGCCGGGGGTGCCCGTGGTCACCGCCCCCGGCACCCCGGAAGCAGCCACGAAGGGCCTCCACCCGGATGGATGA
- the moaD gene encoding molybdopterin converting factor subunit 1, producing the protein MHIEVLFFAAARDAARKPSASLTLPAGTTAGSALGLLLEQEPALRGLQASLRLAVNEEFVDSARVLREGDCLALIPPVSGG; encoded by the coding sequence GTGCACATCGAGGTCTTGTTCTTCGCTGCAGCACGCGATGCAGCCCGGAAACCGAGCGCGAGTCTCACGCTGCCGGCGGGAACCACGGCGGGGAGCGCCCTCGGCCTGTTGCTCGAACAGGAGCCGGCTTTGCGCGGGCTGCAAGCCAGCCTGCGACTCGCGGTGAACGAGGAATTCGTCGACAGCGCTCGGGTGCTGCGCGAAGGGGACTGCCTGGCACTCATCCCGCCGGTGAGCGGCGGCTGA
- a CDS encoding nodulation protein NfeD, with translation MRGIRHPLPAAPLARRGARLRCFSAGSSRGTLGGLVSVALLLAAEAAAGTTTAADSSRGGGEPEKGSPAAAEVLVASLVDAIGPASARFLIEGIERAEKERAACLIIELDTPGGLDSAMRDIVKRILAADVPVVVYVAPSGSRAASAGLFLLLAAHVAAMAPGTNTGAAHPVQMGGGTIDSVMSEKVENDAASFIRSLAQKRGRNAEWAERAVRASVSVSDKEALELGVVDVIEPSLQALLVRLDGRKVELLSGPRTLQTKAAAVRMLHMGWRDRVLSAIANPNIAYLLLMLGSAGLMMELWNPGAILPGVVGAISILLAFFALQVLPVNSVGLLLLLLGIILLLLEVKVTSYGALTIGGIVALTLGSIFLFESKETLVRVSWTVIVPTVIAVTFFFLFVVGKGLLAQKHRPVTGSHGMLGRIGRADSALAPEGRVFVRGEYWNARAEAPVSAGAAVEVVGVEGLRLVVRPR, from the coding sequence ATGCGCGGCATCCGGCATCCCCTGCCGGCGGCCCCCCTCGCCCGCCGCGGTGCGCGGCTGCGTTGCTTCTCCGCCGGCTCGAGCCGTGGAACACTCGGTGGGCTCGTGTCGGTCGCCCTTCTCCTGGCCGCCGAGGCCGCCGCCGGCACCACCACAGCCGCTGATTCCAGCCGCGGCGGGGGCGAACCGGAGAAGGGATCGCCGGCCGCCGCCGAGGTCCTGGTCGCCTCGCTCGTCGATGCCATCGGCCCGGCGAGCGCCCGCTTCCTCATCGAGGGCATCGAGCGCGCCGAGAAAGAACGAGCGGCCTGCTTGATCATCGAGCTCGACACGCCCGGCGGATTGGACTCCGCCATGCGCGACATCGTGAAGCGCATCCTCGCCGCCGACGTGCCCGTCGTGGTCTACGTGGCACCCAGCGGCTCCCGCGCCGCTTCCGCAGGCCTGTTCCTTCTGCTCGCCGCGCATGTGGCCGCCATGGCGCCGGGCACGAACACCGGAGCCGCGCACCCGGTGCAGATGGGCGGTGGCACCATCGACTCGGTGATGTCCGAGAAGGTGGAGAACGACGCCGCGAGCTTCATCCGCTCTCTGGCGCAGAAGCGCGGGCGGAACGCCGAGTGGGCCGAGCGCGCCGTGCGCGCCAGCGTCTCGGTCTCGGACAAAGAGGCCCTCGAGCTCGGCGTCGTCGACGTCATCGAACCCAGCTTGCAAGCGTTGCTCGTCCGCCTCGACGGCCGCAAGGTCGAGCTGCTGTCGGGCCCGCGGACCCTGCAGACCAAGGCGGCGGCTGTACGGATGCTGCACATGGGCTGGCGCGACCGGGTGCTCTCGGCCATCGCCAATCCCAACATCGCCTACCTGCTGCTCATGCTGGGGAGCGCGGGATTGATGATGGAGCTGTGGAATCCCGGCGCCATCCTGCCGGGCGTCGTCGGCGCCATCTCGATACTGCTGGCTTTCTTCGCCCTCCAGGTGCTGCCGGTCAACTCGGTGGGGCTGCTGCTCCTGCTGCTCGGCATCATCCTGCTGCTGCTGGAGGTGAAGGTCACCAGCTATGGCGCCCTCACCATCGGAGGCATCGTGGCACTCACCCTCGGCTCCATCTTCCTGTTCGAGTCGAAGGAAACCCTCGTCCGCGTCTCCTGGACGGTGATCGTGCCCACGGTGATCGCGGTCACGTTCTTCTTCCTCTTCGTCGTCGGCAAGGGTCTCCTGGCACAGAAGCACAGGCCCGTCACCGGCAGCCATGGCATGCTCGGTCGGATCGGGAGGGCCGACTCGGCGCTCGCGCCCGAAGGGCGCGTGTTCGTCCGCGGCGAGTACTGGAATGCTCGCGCCGAGGCGCCGGTGTCCGCCGGCGCCGCCGTCGAGGTGGTGGGAGTGGAAGGACTGCGACTCGTGGTGCGGCCGCGCTGA
- a CDS encoding molybdopterin cofactor-binding domain-containing protein gives MNPIAAPETIRTQMTVNGAAVDVETRRSRTLLDVLRLDLGLTGAKNGCDIGICGTCTVLVDDVPKKACVEMMENMQGRSIVTIEGLGSPEALLPIQQAFVDNTASQCGMCTTGFIVACHSYLQKNPQPTDRDRIRTFLRKSFCRCTGYEQMVDAVQEAAGLTTARAEFAKRCSVIGAETAAPRPVVGQFVPLVGAVDKVTGRARYADDYAIEAGTLHLAAVRSPHAHAMLEALDPRPALGMEGVHHVWTAADIQGGDNYVGLINRDQRLLVPVGETVKAVGDAVALVAADTQERAREAAAAVRVTYRVLPGVFDAFSAYAPEAPVVHPEIPAAVDARRPNLIHHQHIHKGDGIHSQADIEQVFTTAAERGWRVVEGDFGANFQDHAPLEPEVALARWDEKEEKVIVLAPVQHVFFARRNIREALGLENRNVRVIGTTVGGAYGKREDPYAYPYVAMATALTRKPTRMLWTREETLQYTQKRHAVDAHYRAAVDAEGRIQVFQARIFLDGGAYRSWTKEITTKSAVMCSGPYTIPRVWIDTYGLYTNNPLCGAARGFGTANTIFATETFWDLVCDTCGLDKVEFRRLNSLRKGTTTSTRHLFEKGVRNLEALEAAVRAYDWGRSRRRREGDWVYGTGIASIWYGNGFGRGIRDEGHPILEVSRDGKLHVWASSVDYGQGSNTVFTQVAADVLGLRPEQVVVHSADTDRTPNCGSTVASRVTVVVGKAVDLTARALREDLLAAAAPKLGAAAAELEAEGGVIWVRQEPERRITFAALATGLSEPLVRQVAKLNQQFTSPMDPATGEGKAYWPYSFATHIVTAGVHLKTGQVKLVEYVAAHDVGKVINPQSCRGQVIGGAAMGVGYALTEDLHLEEGRVVSDNFDDYELPRATDLPDMQVILVEDPELDGDPAFGPNGAKGIGEPPTIAPAPAIVAAINDALRDCGIRFDRIPVTRARLRAAFAAAGLLPRKS, from the coding sequence ATGAACCCGATTGCGGCACCGGAGACGATCCGGACGCAGATGACGGTGAACGGCGCCGCCGTGGACGTGGAGACGCGCCGGTCGCGCACGCTCCTCGACGTGCTGCGGCTCGACCTCGGCCTCACGGGCGCCAAGAACGGCTGCGACATCGGCATCTGCGGCACCTGCACGGTGCTGGTGGACGACGTGCCCAAGAAGGCCTGCGTCGAGATGATGGAAAACATGCAGGGCCGGAGCATCGTCACCATCGAGGGCCTGGGTTCTCCCGAGGCGCTCCTCCCCATCCAGCAGGCCTTCGTGGACAACACGGCCTCCCAGTGCGGCATGTGCACCACGGGGTTCATCGTCGCCTGTCATTCGTACCTGCAGAAGAACCCGCAGCCCACCGACCGCGACCGAATTCGCACCTTCTTGCGCAAGAGCTTCTGCCGCTGCACCGGCTACGAGCAGATGGTGGACGCGGTCCAGGAAGCCGCCGGTCTCACCACGGCGCGGGCGGAGTTCGCCAAGCGTTGCAGCGTCATCGGCGCCGAGACGGCGGCACCGCGCCCGGTGGTCGGGCAGTTCGTGCCCCTCGTGGGCGCCGTCGACAAGGTGACGGGGCGAGCCCGCTACGCCGACGACTACGCCATCGAGGCGGGCACGTTGCACCTGGCGGCAGTGCGGAGCCCGCACGCCCACGCCATGCTCGAAGCGCTCGACCCGCGGCCCGCGCTCGGCATGGAGGGCGTGCACCACGTATGGACCGCCGCCGACATCCAAGGCGGCGACAACTACGTGGGCTTGATCAACCGCGACCAGCGCTTGCTCGTCCCAGTCGGCGAGACCGTGAAGGCCGTCGGCGACGCCGTGGCTCTGGTGGCGGCCGACACGCAGGAACGGGCCCGGGAAGCGGCGGCGGCGGTGCGCGTCACTTACCGCGTCCTCCCCGGCGTCTTCGATGCGTTCTCGGCCTACGCCCCCGAAGCTCCGGTGGTGCATCCCGAGATTCCCGCCGCTGTCGATGCGCGGCGCCCGAATCTGATCCACCACCAGCACATTCACAAGGGCGACGGCATCCACTCGCAGGCCGACATCGAGCAGGTGTTCACCACCGCCGCCGAGCGCGGCTGGCGCGTGGTGGAAGGCGACTTCGGTGCCAACTTTCAGGACCACGCGCCGCTCGAGCCCGAGGTGGCCCTCGCCCGGTGGGACGAGAAAGAGGAAAAGGTCATCGTGCTGGCCCCGGTGCAGCACGTGTTCTTCGCCCGGCGCAACATTAGAGAGGCGCTGGGCCTCGAGAACCGCAACGTGCGCGTCATCGGCACCACCGTCGGCGGCGCCTACGGCAAGCGCGAGGATCCCTACGCCTATCCGTACGTCGCCATGGCCACGGCGTTGACGCGGAAACCGACGCGCATGCTGTGGACGCGGGAAGAAACGCTGCAATACACCCAGAAGCGGCACGCCGTCGATGCCCACTACCGCGCCGCGGTGGACGCCGAGGGGCGCATCCAGGTCTTCCAGGCTCGCATCTTCCTCGACGGCGGCGCCTACCGCAGCTGGACGAAGGAGATCACCACCAAGTCCGCCGTCATGTGCAGCGGTCCGTACACGATCCCGCGGGTGTGGATCGATACGTATGGCCTGTACACGAACAATCCACTCTGCGGTGCCGCCCGCGGTTTCGGTACGGCGAACACCATCTTCGCCACCGAGACCTTCTGGGACTTGGTGTGCGACACCTGCGGTCTCGACAAGGTGGAGTTCCGCCGGCTGAACTCGCTGCGCAAGGGCACCACGACCTCGACGCGGCACCTGTTCGAGAAGGGTGTGCGCAATCTGGAGGCGCTGGAAGCAGCGGTGCGGGCTTACGACTGGGGGCGCTCGCGCCGGCGGCGCGAAGGCGACTGGGTCTACGGCACGGGCATCGCGTCTATCTGGTACGGCAACGGCTTCGGGCGCGGCATCCGCGACGAGGGCCATCCCATCCTGGAAGTGTCCCGCGACGGCAAGCTGCACGTCTGGGCTTCCTCGGTGGACTACGGTCAGGGATCCAACACCGTGTTCACCCAGGTCGCTGCCGATGTCCTCGGCCTGCGGCCGGAGCAAGTCGTCGTGCACAGCGCCGACACCGATCGCACCCCGAACTGCGGTTCCACCGTGGCGAGCCGGGTCACCGTCGTGGTCGGCAAGGCGGTGGATTTGACCGCGCGGGCGCTGCGGGAGGATCTGCTGGCGGCAGCGGCGCCGAAGCTCGGCGCCGCCGCGGCGGAGCTGGAGGCAGAAGGCGGCGTGATCTGGGTGCGCCAGGAACCCGAGCGCCGCATCACCTTCGCCGCCCTGGCCACGGGCCTGAGCGAACCGCTGGTGCGCCAGGTGGCGAAGTTGAACCAGCAGTTCACCTCGCCCATGGATCCCGCGACCGGCGAGGGCAAGGCCTACTGGCCTTACTCCTTCGCCACCCACATCGTCACCGCCGGCGTGCACTTGAAGACCGGACAGGTAAAGCTGGTGGAATACGTGGCGGCCCACGACGTGGGCAAGGTGATCAACCCGCAGTCCTGCCGCGGTCAGGTGATCGGCGGCGCCGCCATGGGGGTGGGGTACGCGCTCACCGAAGATCTGCACCTCGAGGAAGGCCGCGTGGTGAGCGACAACTTCGACGACTACGAGCTGCCACGGGCCACGGATCTCCCGGACATGCAGGTCATCCTGGTGGAAGATCCAGAGCTGGACGGCGATCCCGCCTTCGGCCCGAACGGCGCCAAGGGCATCGGCGAACCGCCGACCATCGCGCCGGCTCCGGCCATCGTGGCGGCGATCAACGACGCCCTGCGCGATTGCGGTATTCGCTTCGACCGCATTCCCGTCACCCGCGCTCGCCTGCGCGCCGCTTTCGCGGCAGCCGGATTGCTCCCACGCAAGTCATGA
- a CDS encoding exo-alpha-sialidase, with protein sequence MSGRRAARAPILQHLVAIAFSGAVISGCGGGRESESPADWKACRQADPIAAYDGASLLADGEEVWIASVDSPAAAVPRLSLRHGASGADLLALPAVATLVGTSPSLVRLDAGELGLLYRSAGRDGCRLLFRRFEIRTAAWKRPSLVGVSGAAAPVAANGRLLRTDSGLLFPAVEFAQPGVPSTATVVLYASTDGGAHWTRRPVSLGRAALAPALAAAPDGSLVLVVNSLGLLHRTVSTDGGASWSPLEKLGIPAQESPHALYRAADGTDLLLAWTESQPHKREVAPSIRALRWSLSADAGRSWTPPRTFAARPGWVPRAPSLAAGAGSLHVALEPSQGEQRQTVLLTLPLAALRGEDDAVDRRRLRDNLRTLVAHTLQRSERAPFLFVECYFMRSLVAAHTALAPFVPEHEDWLDTSRGVALAKEYADQLVQTQQTSGTWSIGYKSRFVADMAVCIELFRDLAPHVDAERRQRYTTAATRFLQALEHDALLLPNGAVGVGRSGGMPFDRSPYVVATALAGAAARAWLFEQTGEEAWRRSSLASLRWLVAQIRPDGSVPGLAKEEALIAAAYMGEGVLPAMALLDASEAGAFDAALRRHVEWILRQQHPDGTWGEPGTGVPQRAPLLVNFLLWVEERNLAGAGVRQALVEAGRALDFDAWRAAAVFAPGEDAEIYRALAGVPLAALVQEKPVF encoded by the coding sequence ATGAGCGGCCGCCGCGCCGCTCGCGCCCCCATCCTCCAGCACCTCGTGGCGATCGCGTTTTCCGGCGCCGTGATCTCGGGCTGCGGCGGGGGCCGCGAGTCCGAATCCCCGGCAGACTGGAAAGCGTGCCGCCAGGCCGATCCCATCGCCGCTTACGACGGCGCCTCCCTCCTCGCGGACGGCGAGGAGGTGTGGATCGCGAGCGTCGACTCACCGGCCGCGGCGGTGCCGCGCCTCTCGCTGCGCCACGGCGCCTCGGGAGCAGACCTGCTCGCGCTGCCTGCCGTCGCCACGTTGGTGGGAACGAGCCCGTCGCTCGTGCGTCTCGACGCCGGCGAGCTCGGCCTCCTGTACCGCTCCGCCGGGCGGGATGGCTGCCGTTTGCTGTTCCGCCGTTTCGAGATCCGCACCGCAGCCTGGAAACGGCCGAGCCTCGTGGGGGTGAGCGGCGCGGCGGCGCCCGTCGCCGCCAACGGCCGGCTGTTGCGCACGGACTCCGGCCTCCTCTTCCCCGCCGTCGAGTTCGCCCAGCCGGGCGTGCCATCCACCGCCACGGTGGTTCTCTACGCTTCCACCGACGGTGGGGCCCACTGGACGCGACGCCCGGTGTCGCTCGGCCGCGCCGCGCTGGCGCCGGCGCTCGCTGCCGCACCCGATGGCTCCCTAGTTCTCGTGGTCAACAGCCTCGGCCTCTTGCACCGCACCGTGTCGACGGATGGTGGCGCGAGCTGGAGCCCCCTCGAAAAGCTCGGGATCCCGGCGCAGGAAAGCCCCCACGCGCTCTACCGTGCGGCCGACGGGACGGACCTCCTGCTGGCGTGGACGGAATCGCAGCCACACAAGCGCGAGGTGGCGCCGAGCATCCGGGCGCTGCGCTGGTCTCTCTCCGCCGACGCGGGACGGAGCTGGACGCCGCCGCGCACGTTCGCCGCGCGCCCGGGCTGGGTGCCGCGGGCGCCGTCGCTCGCGGCCGGTGCGGGCTCTCTCCACGTGGCGCTGGAACCGTCGCAAGGCGAGCAACGCCAGACCGTCCTGCTGACGTTACCCCTCGCAGCGCTGCGCGGGGAAGACGATGCGGTCGACAGGCGCCGCTTGCGCGACAACCTGCGAACGCTGGTGGCGCACACGCTGCAGCGCAGCGAGCGCGCTCCTTTTCTCTTCGTCGAGTGCTACTTCATGCGCAGCCTGGTGGCGGCACACACGGCCCTCGCTCCCTTCGTGCCGGAGCATGAGGACTGGCTGGACACGAGCCGCGGTGTCGCACTGGCCAAGGAGTACGCCGATCAGCTGGTGCAAACCCAGCAGACTTCCGGCACCTGGTCCATCGGTTACAAGAGTCGCTTCGTCGCCGACATGGCGGTGTGTATCGAGCTCTTCCGTGATCTCGCCCCGCACGTGGATGCAGAACGACGCCAGCGCTACACGACGGCGGCGACGCGGTTCCTCCAGGCCCTGGAGCACGATGCTCTGTTGCTCCCGAACGGCGCCGTCGGTGTCGGCCGGAGCGGCGGCATGCCGTTCGATCGCTCGCCGTATGTCGTGGCCACCGCCCTCGCCGGCGCCGCGGCTCGCGCCTGGCTCTTCGAGCAGACCGGCGAGGAAGCGTGGCGGCGCAGCAGCCTGGCCTCGCTCCGCTGGCTCGTGGCGCAGATCCGCCCCGACGGCAGCGTGCCCGGCCTCGCCAAAGAAGAGGCGCTGATCGCGGCGGCATACATGGGCGAAGGAGTGCTGCCGGCGATGGCTCTCCTCGATGCGAGCGAGGCCGGTGCGTTCGATGCCGCCCTGCGCCGGCACGTGGAGTGGATCCTGCGCCAGCAGCACCCCGATGGCACCTGGGGAGAGCCTGGTACCGGCGTGCCCCAGCGCGCCCCTCTGCTGGTGAACTTCCTGCTCTGGGTGGAGGAACGGAATCTGGCCGGCGCCGGGGTGCGCCAAGCCTTGGTGGAGGCCGGCAGGGCCCTCGACTTCGATGCCTGGCGAGCCGCCGCCGTGTTCGCTCCCGGAGAGGACGCGGAGATCTACCGCGCTCTCGCCGGCGTCCCTTTGGCAGCGCTGGTACAGGAGAAACCGGTCTTCTGA
- a CDS encoding slipin family protein yields the protein MQQLPFGIIVFFVVMVLGSAIRVLREYERAVVFRLGRYVGLRGPGLFLLIPIIDRMVKVSLRTVVLDVPPQDVITKDNVSVKVNAVVYFRVFEPDKAILEVENFLYATSQIAQTTLRSIVGSAEMDDLLAERDKINRALQEVIDHQTDPWGIKVTSVEVKDVDLPPEMKRAMARQAEAERERRAKVINAEGEFQAAQRLADAAGIIGDHPMALQLRFLQTLTEVATERNSTTIFPVPIDMIMPFVKAAEKRA from the coding sequence ATGCAGCAATTGCCCTTTGGAATCATCGTCTTCTTCGTGGTCATGGTGCTCGGCAGCGCCATCCGTGTGCTGCGCGAGTACGAGCGCGCCGTCGTCTTCCGCCTCGGGCGCTATGTCGGCCTGCGGGGTCCCGGGCTCTTCCTGCTCATCCCGATCATCGACCGCATGGTGAAGGTGAGTTTGCGCACGGTGGTGCTCGACGTGCCCCCCCAGGATGTCATCACCAAGGACAACGTCTCGGTGAAGGTGAACGCGGTGGTCTACTTCCGGGTCTTCGAACCGGACAAAGCCATCCTGGAAGTGGAGAACTTCTTGTACGCCACTTCGCAAATCGCCCAGACCACGCTGCGGAGCATTGTCGGCTCCGCCGAAATGGACGACCTGCTCGCCGAACGGGACAAGATCAACCGGGCCCTCCAAGAGGTCATCGACCACCAGACCGACCCGTGGGGCATCAAGGTCACCTCCGTCGAGGTGAAGGACGTGGACTTGCCGCCGGAGATGAAACGCGCCATGGCGCGGCAGGCCGAGGCGGAGCGCGAGCGCCGCGCCAAGGTCATCAACGCCGAGGGCGAGTTCCAGGCGGCGCAGCGCCTGGCCGACGCGGCCGGCATCATCGGCGACCATCCGATGGCGCTGCAGCTTCGTTTCCTGCAGACGCTCACTGAGGTGGCCACGGAGCGCAACTCGACCACCATCTTCCCCGTGCCCATCGATATGATCATGCCCTTCGTCAAGGCGGCAGAGAAGCGAGCGTAG